A region of Merismopedia glauca CCAP 1448/3 DNA encodes the following proteins:
- a CDS encoding type II toxin-antitoxin system VapC family toxin, whose translation MKYILDTNVISEAISKQPNQKVINWLKSIDSSQLYLSILTIGEIKKGIEKLPNSKRKEEVKDWFENELFIQFDGLILGLDLPVILIWGELVAKLEKKGRKLPLLDSLIAATPKYYNYTLVTRNEKDFEEVEIMLFNPF comes from the coding sequence ATGAAGTACATTTTAGATACAAATGTAATTTCAGAAGCTATTTCTAAGCAGCCAAATCAAAAAGTAATTAATTGGCTTAAAAGTATTGATTCGTCTCAACTTTATCTAAGTATACTGACTATTGGGGAAATTAAAAAAGGGATTGAGAAGTTACCTAATTCTAAACGCAAAGAAGAAGTTAAAGACTGGTTTGAGAATGAGCTATTTATTCAGTTTGATGGTCTAATTTTAGGATTGGATTTACCAGTGATACTAATCTGGGGAGAACTAGTGGCAAAATTAGAGAAGAAGGGTCGTAAATTACCATTACTTGATTCTCTAATTGCGGCAACACCGAAATATTACAATTATACTTTGGTTACGCGCAATGAAAAAGATTTTGAAGAGGTAGAGATAATGCTTTTCAATCCTTTTTAG
- the mutS gene encoding DNA mismatch repair protein MutS, translating into MSYQTDLPSSSALPNSREAQHKEALKRVDANNADYRLVDRDKLTPMMQHFAEIKDLYPHALLLYRVGDFYETFFQDARTIAEVLEIALTSKESGKEIGRVSMSGVPHHALDRYCTLLVEKGYAVVICDQVEDSAIAAAEGRQVKREITRILTPGTLIDEGMLNARRNNFLAAVVIAGEHWGLAYADISTGEFLTTQGSNLEHLTQELMRLQPSEVLFPVNAPDLGALLRPGDKRQGLPECLPNSFCYALRSQVPFSLGEARSRLLEKFKVRSLEGMGCEQLPLAVRAAGGLLEYLDDTQKQNTVALQPLRTYTIADYLILDHQTRRNLEITQTVRDGTHHGSLLWALDRTSTAMGGRALRRWLLQPLLDVKGIAARQETIQELVDNSFLRQDLQQLLRQIYDLERLAGRAGSGRANARDLIALADSLLKLPQLAQLAAGGDSPFFLAVQKVPPDLEALGKKLRAYVRESPPQHLMDGGLIQAGVDAKLDEMREMAVGDREWIANLELSERTRTGIPTLKVGFNKTFGYYISITRSKADLVPDNYIRKQTLTNEERYITPELKEREARVLTAQADLNRFEYELFLGLREEVAQYAEPIRNVSRAVAALDVLCSLAEIAVYQGYCCPEVVAGREINIINGRHPVVEQSLPTGFFVPNSTKMGNEVAHNAPDLIILTGPNASGKSCYLRQVGLIQLMAQVGSFVPATEARLGVCDRIFTRVGAVDDLATGQSTFMVEMNETANILNHATPKSLVLLDEIGRGTATFDGLSIAWAVAEYLATEIQSRTIFATHYHELNELASFIENVANYQVTVKELADRIVFLHQVQPGGADKSYGIEAGRLAGLPAVVIQRAKQVMTQIETHSKIALGLREGIEKPESNKRKRSIER; encoded by the coding sequence GCGCGTACTATAGCCGAAGTTTTAGAAATAGCTCTAACTTCCAAGGAATCGGGGAAGGAAATTGGCAGGGTTTCCATGTCTGGGGTTCCCCATCATGCTTTGGATCGATATTGCACCCTGTTGGTAGAAAAGGGTTATGCTGTGGTAATTTGCGATCAGGTAGAAGATTCTGCGATCGCAGCAGCAGAAGGGAGACAAGTCAAACGGGAAATTACCCGCATTCTGACTCCAGGAACTCTGATTGATGAAGGAATGCTCAATGCGCGTCGGAATAACTTTCTGGCGGCGGTAGTCATAGCTGGAGAACATTGGGGTTTGGCTTATGCAGATATCTCTACAGGGGAGTTTTTGACGACACAAGGTAGTAATTTAGAGCATTTAACTCAAGAATTGATGCGTTTGCAACCTTCAGAAGTTTTATTCCCCGTTAATGCTCCAGATTTAGGCGCTCTGTTGCGCCCTGGAGATAAAAGGCAAGGTTTACCAGAATGTTTACCCAATAGCTTTTGCTACGCTTTGCGATCGCAAGTTCCTTTTAGTTTAGGCGAGGCTAGATCTAGGTTACTGGAAAAGTTCAAGGTGCGATCGCTCGAAGGAATGGGGTGCGAACAACTTCCGTTAGCGGTACGCGCTGCTGGTGGTTTGCTGGAATATCTCGATGATACTCAGAAGCAGAATACAGTAGCTTTGCAACCTCTGCGTACCTATACTATTGCAGATTACCTAATTCTCGACCATCAAACCCGCAGGAATCTAGAAATTACTCAAACCGTCAGGGATGGAACTCATCACGGTTCCCTGCTATGGGCGTTAGATCGAACTAGCACGGCGATGGGGGGAAGGGCGTTGCGTCGCTGGTTGCTGCAACCTTTACTAGATGTGAAAGGGATTGCGGCTCGTCAAGAAACAATTCAAGAACTGGTAGATAATAGCTTTTTAAGGCAAGATTTACAGCAATTATTGCGTCAAATATACGATTTAGAAAGATTGGCGGGTAGGGCAGGTTCGGGCAGGGCAAATGCCAGAGATTTAATTGCTTTAGCCGATTCGTTACTGAAATTACCTCAATTAGCTCAATTAGCGGCTGGTGGCGATTCCCCTTTTTTCCTCGCGGTGCAAAAAGTTCCCCCAGATTTGGAAGCTTTGGGAAAGAAATTGCGCGCCTATGTGCGGGAATCTCCGCCGCAACACCTGATGGATGGGGGATTGATTCAGGCAGGGGTAGATGCCAAACTAGATGAGATGCGGGAAATGGCAGTAGGCGATCGCGAGTGGATTGCCAACCTAGAGCTATCAGAACGGACTCGCACGGGGATTCCAACGCTGAAAGTAGGATTTAACAAAACTTTTGGCTACTATATCAGTATTACTCGCAGCAAAGCCGATTTAGTTCCCGATAACTACATCCGCAAGCAAACTCTGACAAATGAAGAACGTTACATTACTCCAGAGTTGAAGGAGCGAGAAGCTAGGGTTCTAACGGCGCAAGCAGATTTAAACCGCTTTGAATACGAACTATTCCTCGGTTTAAGAGAAGAAGTCGCTCAATATGCCGAACCAATTCGGAATGTTTCTAGGGCGGTAGCAGCCTTAGATGTTTTGTGTAGTTTGGCGGAAATTGCGGTTTATCAAGGTTATTGTTGCCCTGAAGTGGTTGCAGGGAGAGAAATTAATATTATTAATGGTCGTCATCCAGTGGTGGAACAGTCTCTACCGACAGGTTTTTTTGTGCCTAATTCTACCAAAATGGGTAATGAAGTGGCTCATAATGCCCCAGATTTAATTATTTTAACGGGACCGAATGCTAGTGGTAAAAGCTGTTATTTACGGCAAGTTGGCTTAATTCAATTAATGGCACAAGTAGGGAGTTTTGTTCCAGCAACTGAAGCCAGATTGGGAGTATGCGATCGCATTTTTACTCGCGTCGGTGCGGTGGATGATTTGGCTACTGGTCAATCTACGTTTATGGTAGAAATGAATGAAACAGCTAATATCCTCAATCATGCTACTCCTAAATCTCTAGTTTTATTAGATGAAATTGGCAGGGGAACGGCTACATTTGATGGACTTTCAATTGCTTGGGCGGTAGCGGAGTATTTAGCTACAGAGATCCAATCTCGAACTATTTTCGCGACTCATTATCACGAATTAAATGAGCTTGCTTCCTTCATAGAAAACGTGGCAAACTATCAGGTAACTGTCAAAGAATTGGCAGATCGGATCGTGTTTTTACACCAAGTACAACCAGGTGGCGCTGATAAATCTTATGGAATTGAAGCGGGAAGATTGGCAGGTTTACCAGCAGTTGTGATTCAGCGCGCCAAACAGGTAATGACTCAGATTGAAACTCATAGTAAAATTGCGTTGGGTTTGCGCGAAGGAATTGAGAAACCAGAATCAAACAAACGCAAGCGCAGCATAGAACGATAA